Proteins encoded within one genomic window of Flavobacterium oreochromis:
- a CDS encoding M4 family metallopeptidase: MKKQLHSVASMMALSLVTLSTVAQESNRYVGVKEKSSNGTPSFISFRQSSVYKTSDVKTLFKEQLGLRTNQDFAKMKSDSDNLGFSHDKYQLYHKGIKVEFATYSVHSKNGRVNSMNGEYYNIGDIDINPSIKADIALQKAITHLGAQEFLWDNFAEANANKYTKPQGELVLLPIDNTVKLAYKFDIYATKPLSRGDIYVDAQNGQILFYNATIKHIGEHSHGKKVSQGAYLNMFKTNTMAFVTANAATRYSGSQSIETSLSGSSYILSEAGRGNGIQTYNMKKGTSYASAVNFTDADNNWTATEYNNTNKDNAALDAHWGAEKTYDYWKNVHGRNSYDNAGAKINSYVHYSTNYDNAYWDGSRMTYGDGSGTYFDALTALDVCGHEIGHAVCSNTSNLVYQNESGAMNEGFSDIWGACIENYSQVNKQIWLIGEDIERRSGHLALRSMSNPNSEGQPDTYKGTNWYSGTGDSGGVHTNSGVLNYWFYLLSIGGSGTNDIGNAFNVTGITIAKAEKIAFRTESVYLSSNSNYANARTGAIQAATDLYGAGSPEVIATTNAWYAVGIGAAYSGGTSDTTAPTTPTNLVASGTTSTSTTLSWTASTDNVGVIGYNIYNGTTLLVSSATTSATVSNLTASTTYNFTVKAKDAAGNLSAASNAVSVTTSAGSSVSYCASKGSSQADEWIDYVALNGMTNTTTANAGYGDFTAKVAPLPYGSNTITFSAGFAGIAYTEYWSVWIDYNKNGTFESTEKVTSGSSSSSGNLTGTFTVPTTALAGQTRMRVQMKYGSTSTACETFSYGEVEDYTVNVGSTPVTSLTSGTEISDEANNYNIELYPNPSNGVLNVTVLDNRAVSYQIYNLMGQPLKSGKLNQEINVSDLAAGIYVIEINDGQKTLSKKFAKK; the protein is encoded by the coding sequence ATGAAAAAACAATTACACAGCGTAGCATCTATGATGGCTTTGTCATTAGTTACGTTATCAACCGTTGCTCAAGAAAGTAATAGGTATGTAGGAGTGAAAGAAAAAAGCAGTAATGGCACTCCCTCATTTATTTCATTCAGACAATCATCTGTTTATAAAACATCTGATGTTAAAACTTTATTTAAAGAGCAACTTGGATTAAGAACTAATCAAGATTTTGCTAAAATGAAGTCAGATTCTGATAACTTAGGATTTTCTCATGATAAATACCAATTATATCATAAAGGAATAAAAGTTGAATTTGCAACTTATTCAGTACATTCTAAAAATGGTAGAGTTAATTCAATGAATGGTGAATATTACAATATTGGTGATATAGATATTAATCCATCTATAAAAGCTGATATTGCCTTACAGAAAGCAATTACACATTTAGGAGCACAAGAATTTTTATGGGATAATTTTGCAGAAGCAAATGCTAATAAATATACTAAACCTCAGGGAGAATTAGTTTTGTTACCTATTGATAATACGGTTAAATTAGCTTATAAATTTGATATTTATGCTACGAAACCTTTAAGTAGAGGAGATATTTACGTAGACGCTCAAAATGGTCAAATATTGTTTTATAATGCTACTATAAAACATATAGGAGAGCACAGCCATGGTAAAAAAGTATCACAAGGAGCTTATTTAAATATGTTTAAAACAAATACTATGGCTTTTGTTACAGCTAATGCTGCAACTCGTTATAGTGGTTCACAAAGTATAGAAACATCTTTAAGTGGATCTTCTTATATATTATCTGAAGCAGGAAGAGGAAATGGTATTCAAACATATAATATGAAAAAAGGTACTTCTTATGCTTCAGCAGTAAACTTTACTGATGCAGATAATAATTGGACCGCTACAGAATATAATAACACCAATAAAGATAATGCTGCCCTAGACGCTCATTGGGGTGCAGAAAAAACATACGATTATTGGAAAAATGTTCATGGTAGAAATAGTTATGATAATGCAGGTGCTAAAATTAATAGTTACGTTCATTATAGTACTAATTATGATAACGCATATTGGGATGGAAGTAGAATGACATACGGAGATGGTAGTGGTACTTATTTCGACGCATTAACAGCACTAGATGTATGTGGTCATGAAATTGGACATGCTGTTTGTTCAAATACATCAAATTTAGTTTATCAAAATGAATCAGGAGCTATGAATGAAGGATTTTCTGATATTTGGGGAGCATGTATTGAAAATTATTCGCAAGTAAATAAACAAATCTGGTTAATCGGTGAAGATATTGAAAGAAGATCAGGTCACCTTGCATTAAGATCTATGAGTAATCCTAATTCTGAAGGGCAGCCTGATACATATAAAGGAACTAATTGGTATTCAGGAACAGGTGATTCAGGAGGTGTACATACAAATTCAGGAGTATTAAATTACTGGTTTTATTTATTATCTATTGGAGGATCAGGAACTAATGATATAGGAAATGCTTTTAACGTAACAGGTATAACTATTGCTAAAGCAGAGAAAATTGCTTTCAGAACAGAAAGTGTATATTTATCATCTAATTCAAATTATGCTAATGCAAGAACAGGTGCTATTCAAGCAGCTACTGATTTATATGGTGCAGGATCACCAGAAGTTATTGCTACCACTAATGCTTGGTATGCTGTAGGTATAGGAGCTGCTTATTCAGGAGGAACTTCAGATACTACTGCTCCAACTACTCCAACTAATTTAGTAGCTTCAGGTACTACTTCTACTTCTACTACTTTATCTTGGACAGCTTCTACCGATAATGTTGGGGTTATAGGATATAATATCTATAATGGTACTACTCTTTTAGTATCTTCAGCTACTACTAGTGCTACTGTTTCAAATTTAACAGCTTCTACTACTTATAATTTTACAGTTAAAGCAAAAGATGCAGCAGGTAATTTATCAGCAGCAAGTAATGCCGTTTCAGTAACTACTTCAGCAGGCTCTAGTGTTTCTTATTGCGCATCTAAAGGATCTAGTCAAGCAGATGAATGGATTGATTATGTAGCATTAAATGGTATGACTAATACAACAACTGCTAATGCAGGATATGGGGATTTTACAGCTAAAGTAGCACCTCTACCATACGGTTCTAATACTATCACATTTAGTGCAGGTTTTGCTGGTATTGCCTATACTGAGTATTGGTCTGTATGGATTGATTATAATAAAAATGGTACATTTGAATCAACAGAAAAAGTAACATCAGGTTCTTCTTCTAGTTCAGGAAATCTAACAGGTACTTTTACAGTTCCTACCACAGCTTTAGCAGGACAAACTAGAATGAGAGTTCAAATGAAATATGGATCTACTTCTACAGCTTGTGAAACATTCTCTTATGGCGAGGTAGAAGATTATACAGTTAATGTAGGTTCTACACCAGTTACAAGTCTTACTTCTGGTACAGAAATTTCAGATGAAGCAAATAATTATAATATAGAACTTTATCCAAATCCATCAAATGGAGTATTGAATGTAACAGTATTAGATAATAGAGCTGTTTCATATCAAATTTATAACTTAATGGGGCAACCTTTAAAATCAGGTAAATTAAATCAAGAAATTAATGTTTCTGATTTAGCAGCAGGTATTTATGTGATTGAAATTAATGATGGTCAAAAAACATTATCTAAGAAGTTTGCAAAAAAATAA
- a CDS encoding class I SAM-dependent rRNA methyltransferase: MSFPKVILKQGKEKSILRRHPWVFSGAVYGVSQEISDGEMVEVVDAKNESLGIGYFSDRGSIVVRLLTFGQEEFTDDFWNKKLISAWNLRTQLLDFEVTNAFRVIHGEGDGIPGLIIDFYNNNWVLQAHSSGIYYQIEKIAKAIQFTFPTYCETIYCKSSGTLPNIGTDYFLYGNTAETVAKENQIMFSVNWVEGQKTGFFLDQRDNRKLLAEFSKGKKSIKYFLLYRRFFNLCYEIRS; the protein is encoded by the coding sequence ATGAGTTTTCCAAAAGTAATTTTAAAGCAAGGAAAAGAAAAATCAATCTTACGTCGTCATCCATGGGTATTTAGTGGAGCTGTCTATGGTGTATCCCAAGAAATTTCAGATGGCGAAATGGTGGAAGTTGTTGATGCTAAAAATGAGTCTCTTGGAATAGGCTATTTTAGTGATAGAGGAAGTATAGTAGTTCGATTACTTACTTTTGGTCAAGAAGAATTTACAGATGATTTTTGGAATAAAAAGCTTATTTCTGCTTGGAATTTAAGAACTCAATTATTAGATTTCGAAGTAACAAATGCTTTTCGTGTTATTCATGGAGAAGGAGATGGTATACCTGGATTAATTATTGATTTTTATAATAATAATTGGGTATTACAAGCACATTCTTCAGGTATTTATTATCAAATAGAAAAAATAGCAAAAGCCATTCAATTCACTTTTCCAACCTATTGTGAAACGATCTATTGTAAAAGTAGTGGGACACTTCCTAATATAGGGACTGATTACTTTTTATATGGTAATACAGCAGAAACAGTAGCAAAAGAAAATCAGATTATGTTCTCTGTAAATTGGGTTGAAGGGCAAAAAACAGGTTTTTTTCTAGACCAACGAGATAACCGAAAATTATTGGCTGAATTTTCAAAAGGGAAAAAAAGTATTAAATACTTTTTGCTATACAGGAGGTTTTTCAATTTATGCTATGAAATCAGGAGCTGA
- a CDS encoding CoA transferase subunit B yields MLSKEDIAKRIAKEVKDGYYVNLGIGIPTLVANYVREDISVEFQSENGVLGMGPFPFEGEEDADIINAGKQTITTLPGASFFDSAFSFGMIRAQKVDLTILGAMEVAQNGDIANWKIPGKMVKGMGGAMDLVASAENIIVAMMHVNKAGESKILKKCTLPLTGVGCVKKVVTELAVLEITNKGFKLLERAPGVTVDEIIKATEAELIIEGDIPEMEF; encoded by the coding sequence ATGTTGTCAAAAGAAGATATAGCAAAAAGAATAGCTAAGGAAGTTAAAGACGGTTATTATGTAAATTTAGGAATCGGAATTCCAACTTTAGTAGCTAATTATGTTCGTGAAGATATTTCCGTTGAGTTCCAATCAGAAAATGGCGTTTTAGGAATGGGACCATTTCCTTTTGAAGGAGAAGAAGATGCTGATATTATTAATGCAGGAAAGCAAACCATAACAACTTTACCAGGAGCAAGTTTTTTTGATTCAGCTTTTAGTTTCGGAATGATTCGTGCTCAGAAAGTAGATTTAACTATTTTAGGAGCTATGGAGGTTGCACAAAATGGTGACATTGCTAACTGGAAAATACCCGGTAAAATGGTTAAAGGAATGGGAGGGGCTATGGATTTAGTAGCTTCTGCAGAAAATATTATTGTAGCAATGATGCATGTTAATAAAGCAGGAGAATCTAAAATTCTAAAAAAATGTACTTTACCCTTAACAGGTGTAGGATGCGTAAAGAAAGTAGTAACCGAATTAGCTGTTTTAGAAATTACAAATAAAGGATTTAAATTATTAGAACGAGCTCCAGGTGTTACAGTTGATGAAATTATAAAAGCCACAGAAGCAGAATTAATAATAGAAGGAGATATACCAGAAATGGAATTTTAG
- a CDS encoding class I SAM-dependent rRNA methyltransferase: MNFQKGKKVLNTFCYTGGFSIYAMKSGAELVTSVDISQKAVDLAAKNMELNFSNTNHQAVADDVFNFMKENHQIYDLIVLDPPAFAKSIKSKHTATQAYKRLNIAGLKALAPNGILFTFSCSQVIDDVLFYNTIAAAAIESGRTIRVLHKLGQGPDHPTNIYHPEGHYLKGLVLYVE; the protein is encoded by the coding sequence CTGAATTTTCAAAAGGGAAAAAAAGTATTAAATACTTTTTGCTATACAGGAGGTTTTTCAATTTATGCTATGAAATCAGGAGCTGAGCTAGTAACTTCAGTTGATATTTCGCAAAAGGCTGTTGATTTAGCTGCTAAAAACATGGAATTAAATTTTTCAAATACAAATCATCAAGCAGTAGCAGATGATGTATTTAATTTTATGAAAGAAAATCATCAAATATATGATCTGATTGTATTAGATCCTCCTGCTTTTGCTAAAAGTATAAAAAGTAAACATACCGCAACCCAAGCGTATAAACGATTAAATATAGCAGGGTTAAAAGCTTTAGCTCCTAATGGAATCTTGTTTACTTTTTCTTGTTCACAAGTTATAGATGATGTATTGTTTTACAATACTATAGCTGCTGCTGCTATAGAATCTGGTAGAACTATTCGAGTTTTACATAAATTAGGTCAAGGTCCTGATCATCCTACTAATATCTACCATCCTGAAGGACATTATTTAAAAGGGCTGGTATTGTATGTTGAGTAA